AAAAACCGAGCGCATCTCGCTTTCACTTTCAAATTCATTCATTTCGAATAGCTGTCTCATCAGTTCCACGATAATAGGCGTTTCACATAAGCCGGTAACGTAGTAAAGATTAACTTCATGATTTAGCAGATGCAACGTACGAAAACCTATATCAAATGATTGACCGACACCCACCCGTTCATTCATTACTTTACGATTTTGTTCTAGTTTCATCACAATTGGGGTTTTGCACGGCTCACTCAAAGATGTCACCTCCCTAATCAATTTCTATCCTTTCGGTTTAAAAAAGACAGCTACGATAAAACCGAATAATATGGCTGATGCGATACCTGCTGATGTTAACTCAAAAATACCAATAGCTATGCCTATAATGCCATGTTCATCCGCTTGTTCCATAGCCCCATGTAAAAGCGAATGACCGAAGCTTGTAATTGGGACCGTTGCACCTGCGCCCGCAAATTCAATCAAATTATCATATAAGTCAAATGCATCGAGCACCGCACCGGCTACTACGAAAGATGACATGACGTGGGCAGGAGTTAATTTCGCGAAGTCAAGTAATAGCTGCCCAATCACACAGATTCCTCCACCTACCACAAAAGCCCATAGAAAATTCATCGAGAGGTTTCTCCTTTCGTTAAAACTACAGCATGTGCGATACCAGGGATGGATTCTTTCTGCTGTATCATCATAGGACTCATTAAAGCTCCAGTTGCGACGATTAATATACGCTGGTAAGTACCCAGCTTTAAATCATCGAGTAACTTTCCATAGGTAACGACGGCCGAACAGGCACATCCGCTTCCCCCGCTAAAAACGGGCTGGTCACTATGATAAACCATTAAACCGCAATCCTTATGAACAGGTGTAATATCATAACCATCCTGCTTCATTAAATCACGTAGAATTGGTGTTCCTATTGAAGATAAATCCCCAGTAGCAATGACATCATAATCTTCCGGTACTCTTCCCATATCCTCCAGGTGGGTTTTAATTGTATCCCAGGCAGCGGGAGCCATAGCCGATCCCATATCAAATGGATCTTTAATTTTGTAATCCATGACTTTTCCAATAGTAGCTGCTTCAATTTTTACTGGAGAAGGCGTCGTCGATACTAACGCTGCGCCACTTCCTGTTACCGTAAAGGTTGCCGTCTTAGGTTTTTGTCCTCCATATTCAGTTGGGTATCTAAACTGCCTTTCTGCCGTGGCATTATGTGAGCTTACTGCCACTAATGCCTGTTTTGAGTAGCCAGATTCTACTAAAGCTGCAGCTGTAGCTAAGGTTTCCATGCTGGTAGAACAGGCACCGAACATACCAATCAAAGGGATTCCTAATTGTCTGGCAACATAGTTGCCCGTAACGTTCTGGTTCAATAAATCACCTGCTAAAAATAAATCAACACTCGATTCGTCTACTCCTGCTTTTTGAAGACAGGAATGGACAGCATCTATCATCAAACGACGTTCCGCCAGCTCCCAGTTTTCTTCTCCGCAGTGAAGATCATCATGAACACGATCAAAAGTGCTGCTGAGTGGCCCCTGTCCTTCTAGAGGACCTACTGCGGTACCTGAAGATTGTATATAAACTGGATTAGTAAAAGACCATGATTGCACGCCCGTTTTTCCCATAGTATATTCCTCCTAAAAGATAAGCGACCAAAGATAACGTAATATACCTAGCACATAAGCAGCTACTACTCCAAACACAATGACAGATCCCGCCAGTTTAAATAAGTTTGTGGCTACACCTAGAACCAGCCCCTCACTCTTATGCTCAAGTGCTGCAGATGTAACTGAATTAGCAAATCCGGTCACTGGAACGGCCGAGCCCGCACCTGCAAACTGTCCCAGTTTATCGTAAACTCCGAAGCCTGTAGCCAGTGCAGACAAAAGAATTAACGTAGCTACAGTGGGGTTGCCTGCATCCTTTTCAGAGTAATCAAACCAATGAACGTACATTTCTGTAATCAATTCTCCAAACACACATATTAGTCCCCCTACAATGAAGGCCTTAATTACATTAAGTACATAAGGAGGTTTAGGTTGATAAGTTTTACTCGCCTTCTCATAATTCTGTTCGTTCAGTTTTTGTTTGTCCAAAGCATATACCTCCTCTATTTTATAAGTGGTTATCGAACAAAGACCAGCCACTGAAAAAGTGATCCGGCAATTTTACCTAGAACGAGAGCCATAAGAAGAGTAAATAAAAAACCATCTACACCGACTCTTTTAAATAAAAGTGGAAATACATTCAATACTTCTGTTAATGCAGCTGCCAGCATTCCAATAAAGATTCCGTGAAAAAGCCCCCAGATCACAAGACCAATGATAGATACTTGTATGGGACCATCGCCAAACGATAAGTATATTCCAAAGAATACTCCCAGAATAACCGCTGCCTCATACAAGCGCAGCTTAGACTCTGAGTGGCTAAGCTGCATTAATCGAGGTACAATCCCTAATACAGTTAAAAAAGCAACGAAACCGGTCCCCACAGCTATACCTGAGGCAAGTCCGATAAGTGCTTCAATGATCTGCATCCTGTTTTTCCACCTTATTTTCTTTTACAGCTACGTACCGATCTAAATCTTGCTGATAATTGAAGATTTCTACTTCCATAGGACTTGGTTCTTCGTTAAAACGTTTTTGAAACCAATGATTAAAGAACAGGATCATCCCTATTCCAAGCCCCAGAGAATAAGGAACTTGAATCCATAAAGGATGTTCTTTCTCTTCTCCCGTGAGCATGAAATGGAGTTTTTGCTGTACAGATTCCATGCTTACGTCATAATGAAAGTTCATAATGGCCATGGCGGCACCGATAAAAAGAAGCACCCAAATCCCTGAAATCAGTAAAAGAGAAGGTTGCTTTTTATGCTTTTCAATGTGAACGACACATTGGGTTGGACCGAGCAGTTCTACTTCTACTTGGGGAAACTTAGAAAGAACTTGTTCAATAATCATGAAGCCATCAATAACTACTATGTTTTGGTCATCAGCTTTCACTTTGTGAACAACCATATTTGGTAACACAGTTTCGTAACGTCTGGATCCAGTGATACGAGCTATATCTCCTAATCGTATCGTCGATAAATGGTCTGTATTTATCGATTGTTTGATACGGATATAAACAGGAGTCGTCATAATTTCGCCTCCCTGTCTGTGACTTACGCTTATTATGTGTGCGATTGGAAAAAAACATACAATTGCATACAACAAAAAAACTGCGCTCTTATTGAACGCAGTTTAACTCGTATCATTCATCGTCTGTTTCATATCAGCCAGTATTTTTTTCTCAAGCCTTGAAACCTGCACCTGAGAAATACCTAAACGTTCAGCTACTTCCGTCTGGGTTTGATCTTTATAGTAACGCAAGTAGATTATCAGCCGTTCCCTTTTTTCAAGCCTGCTTAATACATCCTGAAGGGTAATTTGCTCAAACCAGTTATCTTCTTCTTCTGCAATTTGGTCAACTAGCGTGATAGGGTCTCCTTCATTTTCATAAACCGTTTCATATATAGATTGTGGAGATCGTCCAACTTCCTCCGCCTGGACGATTTCCTCTCTCGTCATTCCCAGAGCTTCAGCCAATTCATTCACTGTAGGGGATCGTCCATAAACCTTCATTAATTCTTCTTTTTTTCCTCTGACTTTATGGTTCAATTCTTTTAAACTCCGACTGACCTTAACGGTTCCGTCATCTCGGATAAACCGTTGAATTTCTCCAATAATCATAGGAACAGCATACGTGGAAAAACGAACATCATAACTAAGGTCAAATTTATCAATTGATTTGAGCAAGCCGATACAGCCAATTTGATAAAGATCGTCTTGATCATATCCCCTGCGTAAGTAACGCTGCACGACCGACCATACCAATCGAGTGTTTTTTTCGACTAAAAAGTCCCGTGCATCCTGGTCTCCGGCTTGACTTCTTCGAATCAGTTCTTTGACATTATGGTCAGATAAGCGTTCTTTTGTAGTATCACTCATAGTAGCATCCGCCTCAATTGCATAAAGCTCTAGTTGAGGTGAGCTGCTTCATCATACGGATTGTTGTCCCACTATCTGGTTCAGAAGTGACATCCACCTTATCCATGAAATTTTCCATAATTGTAAATCCCATACCGGAACGTTCCCATTCAGGTTTTGAAGTGAAGAGAGGCTCTTTAGCTTCTTCAATGTCGCTGATTCCTTTGCCTTCATCTTTTATAATAATTTCAATTTGTTCGCCCTCAATGGCACATGAAATCATAACTTTCTGATGCGGATTTTCCTCATATCCATGGATGATTGCATTTGTGACAGCTTCAGAAACAACCGTCTTAATATCCGTAAGCTCTTCCATTGTAGGATTCATCTGACTGATAAATGCCGCTACCGCCACGCGCGCAAGTGATTCATTTTCACTTACACTCAAGAATTCGAGTGTCATCTCATTTCGCATGAAGCCACCCCCAATAGTTCAAGAGCATAGGATTCGCTATCAACCAGCCTCATAATCTTAAACATCCCGGATAAATCAAATAACCGCCTGACTTCTGGAGATATAGAACAAATAATCATTTCATTCCCTGAAGCTTGAACCTCTTTATATCGCCCAAGCATAACCCCAAGGCCGGAACTATCCATGAAGTTAAGTTTTTCTAAATTAACAACTACATGGTCTACATCGTTCTGCTGCAGCTGGCCCCGCCAGGATTCGCGAAGCTTACTTGTCTCATGGTGATCAAGTTCTCCCTCAAAGCGAACTACCAAAACATTTTCTTTAGTAACAAATTCTACGCGAAGACTCAATTGGTTTCCTCCTCTAACTTATAAGAGTCCTTAAGTCTTTCGTAAAATCTGCTGCTTATTCCTGCTTAAAAACAATACTAGTGGCAAAAAGCTAAAACCTCTGAAAGCTCGTCAAATTCCTCCAGGAACGCTCCCATAAGTTGATAAAGCTTGCCTTCTCTACTTTCTCCTTTGTTTCTAGACGAACTTTGGCTACTTCTTTTCCATCTTTCTCAACGATGACCCATCCCATATGGTCTCCTCTGGAAAGAGGGAGTTCCTTTTGTTCCACCATTTTTATTTTAGTGTCATAAGCCTGTTCTTTCTCGGACTTTTTCTTGAGAATAACAACATCTTTTTCAGGAGAAAGTTTAATATTCTCAGGTTGTCCTCTAGTGAGCTTCATGGTTTTTAACGTATCTTTCTTATCATATAACTTGACTCCTTCATACTGCCCAAAGCCATAATCAAGGAGGCTTGTGATATCTGAATTACGATCTTTAGGTGTCTCCGCCCCCATTACGACCGCAATCATGTGCATGTCATCCCGTTTAGCTGAAGCGGTTAGACAATATTTTGCTTCAGAAGTGTAACCCGTCTTTAAACCATCCATACCAGGATAGGATTTTATTAACTTATTTGTCGTGACCAGCCAGAATTCGTTATCCTTGCCTTTACGTAAATAATCATCATAGATACTTGTATATTCAGTGACTTCATCGTGTAGTAAGAGTTCGCGAGCCATTACAGCCATATCATGGGCTGTACTATAATGTCCTTTTGCCGGGAGTCCGGTAGGGTTTTCAAAATGTGTGTTTTTCAGACCTAAATCTTGTGCTTTTTTATTCATTTGATTAACAAACTCTTTCTCAGAACCCGCGATCCGCTCCGCCATGGCTACACTTGCATCGTTACCAGAAGCTACAGCTATTCCCTTTAACAAGTCCTGAACAGTCATCTCTTCACCAGCTTCTAGAAAAATTTGTGATCCTCCCATTGAAGCCGCATGTTCACTGATTCTTACTTTTTCCTCCAGACTAATATTCTCTTTTTCCAATGCTTCCATTATAAGCAGAAGAGTCATTACCTTTGTCATACTGGCAGGAGGAAGTTCCTGATGGGCATCTTTTTCGTAGAGCATCATTCCACTATTTTTTTCTAACAATATGGCTGATTTAGCAGAATCCACCAGATCGGGCGCAGATTTTTCTTCTGCTTTTATGGATGCTGGCTGTAAAATACTTAAAGTTACCATTAAAATAAGGATGGAGCCGATGAGTTTTTGCATACAATTGACCTCCAATTTCTGTAAGTGCCCCTATTTTTCCCTTTATATGGTTTTCTATACAGAGTTATAGGAAAAGAAAAACAAGGCGCAGAAATAATATTCTACACCTTGTTTTTAACATTTTATTCTTCTATTTGATTCCTGTTTCAGCCAATAATCGCCTATTTATGGTTTTTAGGAACAATTAACCCATACAAGCATTCAAACTTCCGTCTCCTTTCTGTCCCCCCCCCAAACGTCAAGGGACTGATTTATGTATAATGCCGTTGATTAAATAAAAAAGTTCTCCACTATAAAAGGATAGCGAAGAACTCTGTTTCAAAATATGTGACTTTAAAATCTCAACAATTTTATTTAATCACTGTATAAATAAGCGTAGGTTTTTCTACTTTCTCATCGGCAATAGAATAAGCCTCTAATACTTTAGTAATGGATGCTTGAGGCTCTTCATCATCACTATTCAGAACAACTAGAGATTCTCCTTCTTCCACCCAATCTCCTATTTTTTTGTTCAAGGTAATGCCGACACCGTGATTAATCTCATCATCTTTGGTAGCGCGTCCAGCACCCAAGTACATAGCTGCAATTCCGATGGACTCTGCATCGATTGCAGCTATATAGCCGCTCTTCTCCGCTTTCACATCGATTTTGTGCTTGGCTTTAGGAAGGTTGTCTAAGTTATCGATCATCGATACATCACCATTTTGCGCTTCGACCAGATTCCGCAAACTTTGAAATGCCTTTCCATTTTCCAAATTCTTCGCCAAAGCCTCATAAGCTTCTTCATAAGAATTAAATACTTCCGCAAGAACGGTCATATGAGAGGCAAGTTCTAAAGATAGCTCTCTCAAATCCTCTACATTTTTTCCTTGCAGAATTTCAGCAGCTTCTTTAATTTCGTTGGCATTTCCAACTTCAAACCCAAGCGGCTGATTCATATCGCTAATGACCGCAACCGTTTGACGTCCAAGGTTGTTCCCGATATTCACCATTTCTTGAGCTAAATTTTTTGAATCTTCAAGGGTTTTCATAAAAGCACCAGAGCCCGTTTTAACATCTAACACTATGCCGTCTGCACCAGAAGCCAGTTTCTTACTCATAATCGACCCGGCTATGAGAGGAAGAGAATCGACAGTTCCTGTTACATCGCGCAATGCGTATAACTTCTTATCGGCAGGTGCCAGATTTCCAGTCTGTCCAGCTACTGCCAGCTTATGAGTATTCACATTATGGATGAACTGATCTTTTGTCATTTCAATTTCCAGACCCTTAATTGATTCCAGCTTATCCAATGTTCCACCCGTGTGCCCCAGGCCTCGCCCGGACATTTTTGCGACTGGCACCCCAACAGAAGCAACTAATGGACCTACAATGAAGGTAACTTTATCGCCTACACCGCCTGTTGAGTGTTTATCTACTTTATGTCCTTTGATAGCAGAAAGATCAATTGTCTCACCGGAGTCCACCATTGCTTGAGTCAATGTAGCTGTTTCTTCCTGAGTCATCCCTTGAAAGTAAATAGCCATCGTTAATGCCGAAGCCTGATAATCAGGAATATCACCTTGGGTGTACCCATCTACAAAGAAGTAGATCTCCTCTTTCGTTAGTTCGCCGCCATCTCTTTTTTTAACAATAATATCGTACATTCTCATTTAACTCACCCTTTACTATTTATGTCTTCAGGCTGGTAATGACTTTAAAAGTTCCTTAACAAATCCAAGGAAATCCTCTCTCACTTGAGAGGTGGTTTCAATAACTTCATCGTGAGTCAGAGGCTGATCCAATATTCCAGCAGCCATATTGGAAATACAAGAGATCCCCAGAACACGAATTCCTGCGTGACTAGCTGTAATAACTTCAGGTACTGTAGACATTCCTACAGCGTCTCCACCTAATACACGTAGCATTCGAACCTCTGCACCTGTTTCATAAGCTGGGCCTGTATTGCCTACGTAAACACCTTCCTGCACACTTAGTTCAAGTCTTTCAGCACTTTGTCTAGCATGTTCGATCAAGTCACGATCATAGGCTTCTGACATATCCGGGAATCGTGGTCCCCTTTCATCATCATTCGGACCGATAAGAGGGCTATCCCCCATGTTGTTAATATGATCCGTAATAATCATCAGATTACCAGGGTTAAAGGATTCATTAATCCCTCCAGCCGCATTCGTTACAAACAAGGTATCAATGCCGAGTTCTTTCATTACCCGGACAGGGAACGTAACCTGCTGCATATTGTACCCCTCGTAATAATGGAAGCGGCCTTGCATAGCAATGACTTGTCTTCCTTCCAATTCCCCGATAACCAATTGTCCCTTATGCCCGGACACGGTTGATTCAGGGAAATGAGGAATATCTCTATAAAGGATTGTTGTGGGGTTTTGAATTTCATCAGCCAGCACCCCTAAACCCGAACCGAGAATTAATCCTACGGTTGGCTGAACATTTAATTGTTTCGTTATATATTCTGAAGCTTCTTCTACGTGTAAGTGATACATAATGGGCCTCCTATTTAATATCGTTTAAAAAACTGGTTCCATGCTCCGGCATTTTAATCGAGAAATTGTCAGATATTGTGGCACCAATATCAGCAAACGTCTGACGCTGCTCTAATTCCTTTCCATCTTTAATTCCATTATGATAAACAAGTAGTGGGACAAGCTCTCTAGTATGATCCGTACCATGATGAACTGGGTCGTTGCCATGGTCTGCTGTAATGATCAAAAGATCATCTTCATTTAGTAGGTCTAGTACTTCTGGAAGACGTTTATCATAAGCTTCAAGTGCTTTACCATATCCTTCTGGATCACGGCGATGACCAAATTTCGCATCAAAATCGACAAGGTTTAAAAAGCTCATGCCTGTAAAGTCTTGTTGCATCGATTGAATAAGTTTGTCCATTCCATCCATATTGTCATTCGTACGAATCGCTTCTGTTACACCTTCGCCGTCATAGATATCGGAGATTTTACCTAAAGCAATTACATCTAGTTTTTCATCTTTCATTTCGTTCATAACTGTCCTTCCGAAAGGCTTTAAAGCATAATCATGACGGTTGGAAGTACGTTCAAAAGACCCTGGCTCTCCAACAAATGGCCGCGCAATTACTCGTCCAACCATATATTTCTCATCTAGTGTCAATTCGCGGCAAAGTTCACAGATCTCATAAAGTTCTTCAGGTGGTACTATCTCTTCATGAGCAGCAATTTGAAGCACAGAATCGGCGGACGTATAGATAATTAAATCACCGGTATTCATGTGATGCTCTCCCAGTTCTTTAATAATTTCTGTGCCGGATGCCGGTTTGTTTCCTACAATGCCACGCCCTGTTCTTTCTTTTATTTCACTCAGAAGTTCCTCCGGAAATCCATCAGGAAATGTACGGAAAGGCTGATCAATGTACAGCCCCATAATTTCCCAATGACCCGTCATCGTATCCTTACCATTTGATGCTTCTCTCATGGTTGTATAATGTGCTTTAGGCTGTTTTGAAGGCTCGACCCCCTGAATTTCTCTAATATTACTCAACCCAAGTGATCCCATATTCGGCATATTAAGCCCATTCATACGTTCAGCTATGTGACCCAGCGTATGGGCTCCTTTATCATTAAATTGTTCAGCGTCCGGGGCCTCTCCAATCCCCACAGAATCCATAACTACTAAAAATACTCTTTTAAATGGTTTCATTAACGATCCCTCCTATTTTTTACTTTCCCATAACTTAATTATTTTACGCTAATCTTTATAGATGTAGGATGTCAGACAACTAAAAACAAAAAAGTTTATGCTCGAGGATGATACGAGCGATAAACATCTTTTAATCGTGTTTTAGTAACGTGTGTATAAACTTGAGTGGTAGAAATATCAGCATGACCTAACATTTCCTGTACAGCACGCAAGTCCGCTCCATTTTCTAATAAATGTGTAGCAAATGAATGCCTCAGCGTATGAGGGGTGAGCTCTTTTAAAATTCCAGCATCGCGGGCAACCGCTTTCAGTATTTTCCAAAAACCTTGGCGTGACAGTTTATTTCCATGATGATTCACAAATAATTCTTCTGTCTTTTTATTTTTGACCAACGCCCCACGACCTTGTTCCAAATAAGTTTGCACTGCTTCCTTCGCCAAATCTCCTAGAGGAATAATTCTTTCCTTAGACCCTTTACCTAAACAGCGTACAAATCCCATCGTGAGATGGAGATCGCTTACTTTTAAAGAGACCAGTTCTGTGACGCGAAGCCCTGTGGCATAAAGCATTTCCAGCATCGCTTTATTTCTTAATGATAAAGGATCCTTCGTTTCCACATTAAGGAGTTTGTCCACCTCTTCAGATGAAAGTACTTTTGGCAGCTTTCGTTCTTTTTTTGGGGTTTCAATATGGAGACTTGGATCTTCATTTGTCACTTTTTCCCTGATTAAGAATTGATGATAGAGACGAATGGAAGACAGCAGTCTAGCCACTGTAGCAGAAGAACGCCCTTTATCATTCAAATCATGCAGGTACCTCATTATATGCGATCTTGTTACTTGATCCCAGTCTGATAGATTTAACTCCTGTTGTAAAAACTGCTGGTATTGCATTAGATCACGCTTATAAGATTGAATAGTATTCGATGATAGACCTCGCTCAACTGTTAAATAATGAAAAAAATCTTCTAACGCGTAATCCATGACCCATCTACTCTCCTAATTGGAAGAATATCGACAGTCGATCCGGCCAGTCCGGTTCCAGCGGCTTGTACACCTTTACTGCCGCGCCACTCGGTGGATCATATCGATGCTGCCTTTCATACTCCTCATGTACTAAACGAAGTGCCATATAAAAAACGCAAGTACATAAAGTAAATACAATAAGAACCTTAACTAATTCCTGTATATTTTGACGTAAATGAACCATCCCGCTACCCCTTTTCTAGAGCCTTTATGTAAAAGGATATGCCCAGATGGACGTCAAATATACATGATTGTTCTACCTACGATAAACCTACACGATTTCCGTCAGTTTGTAAATAGATCAAGACGTATCCCGTCTGTAGAAAATAAACGTCTACCAAAATAAAAAAGCCACTATGTGATTTCATAGCGGCAGTTTATTAATTTTCTTCGTTTCCCTTTGATGCCGAGGCGGCTACGGCTTGTTTCTGGCAGACGCGGCAGATCCCATGAAATGTTAAACGATGATCTTTAACCTGAAATCCCCATTGTCCTTCTACAAGCTTTTCAACGTCCCCTAATAAATCTTCCTCGATTTCCTCTACCGATCCACACTCTATGCAAACTAAGTGGTGATGAAAGTGCTCCGCCCCTTCTTTTCGAAGGTCATAGCGGGAAACTCCATCTCCAAAGTTTATTTTATCGACAACTTTCAATTCGGATAACAATTCCAGCGTACGATATACGGTAGCCAGACCGATTTCGGGTGCTTTCTCTTTTACGAGGAGGTAGACATCTTCGGCACTTAAATGATCTTCTTCATTTTCTAAAAGCACTCGAACAGTAGCTTCCCTTTGAGGTGTTAACTTATAACTCTGGGAATGCAATTGTTTCTTAATTCTCTCAATACGATGCTCCATATCGTTCGTCCCTCCCTCGTAATCAATTTAATTATAAGCAGAGTCAGAAGGAGTGTCAAATTAAAATTATTTTAATCTATGTTTTATAATCATTCTAAACTGAATATGATTATCACTACTAAATTAATGATAAATCCACTTCAACACGTAGTCAAGAACGGTATTTGAAAAAAATACTTCAATAGTAGAAGCTACGATCAGTATAAGCATTAATGCCCCAAAAAAAGCGCTGTAACGAACAAACCCTTTAAGGATGGGTTGATGCACTCTTCTTATAAACAGCTGCTTACAAAGCGTCAAAGAGAAAATCAGGGCCAGCGATCCAGCTATTAAGTATACAGGTATGATAAGTAAATTCTGAGGAGCTATAGCTGCTGAGGAGATCAACAGACCATACCAGCCCATCTGATTTACTAAAAACCCTACAGAAAACCCTACAACAAGTCCTTTAATAAATAATAGAACGGTAATAATGGGCATGCCAATAACAGAGATACCTAATAAAAACAAAAGAAGCATATATTTTAAATGGTAAAGGATGCTGTCCTTCCAAAGAGTAGCTTTTGAGGTTCCATTCATGGAAATATTTTGTTCAAAGAATTGTTTTAAGTAAAAAAAGAGATCCTGCTTTTGAACGAAATTCATGCTGTTAACGATTACCGCTCCGAATATAATTCCCATAATGAATAAGACGAATATAAAAACGAAAATATTTACATGGCTTTGTATCTCTTTCCCTGCCACCCGCATACTATTCTGCATGGAATCTCCATCCTTTCTCATAACCGGTCTATGACCAATCTATGAAGAAAAAGATAAAAGTAGACCATCATTCATTGTATTTAAGATCAACCCTTAGGTACTGCCTGTCTGGTCAGACATTTCATAGTAAATGTTCATAGATTTCACAAATGAGATGTAGTAGTAACTGACCTTTTTAACCGTCCTCTTTTGACTCATTCATGTCTCTGAGCTCAAGGGGTAAAAGATTTACTCTGAAACTCGAAGCTTCCAGTATAAAAGAGCATAGGCGGTTTTAGCATCCTGAATCCGTTGATTTCTTTCTAATTCTTCAGCTTCCCCCAGCGTTAACTCCATAAGCTCTACGAATTCATCCTCATCACCATCTGGACGTTGATCCAGGACTTTAACTTGATCTGTGAAATAAATATGGACAATCTCATCAGCGAAACCGGGAGATGTATAAAAAGAGGTAACCCATTCCAAAGAATCCGTCGTGTAACCAGTTTCTTCTTCCAATTCTCTAAGCGCACATGTCATAGCTTCTTCACCAGGTTCAAGTTTCCCAGCGGGGATTTCGACCAGGCTTTTTTCCATTGGTTTTCTGTACTGCTCCACGCATATTAATTTACCTTCATCCGTAAGGGCAATAACGGCTACAGCACCTGGGTGCTTAATCAACTCCCGTTTAGAAGTATTTCCATCGGGTAAAGTAACACTGTCAATATTTAATTGAACAATCTTGCCCGTATAGATCGTTTCTGTATGGTAAGTTTTTTCTTCAAACCTCTTCACAGTCTCTCATCCTCTCGATTAATCTATGGATAG
The Halobacillus halophilus DSM 2266 DNA segment above includes these coding regions:
- the spoVAE gene encoding stage V sporulation protein AE; protein product: MNFLWAFVVGGGICVIGQLLLDFAKLTPAHVMSSFVVAGAVLDAFDLYDNLIEFAGAGATVPITSFGHSLLHGAMEQADEHGIIGIAIGIFELTSAGIASAILFGFIVAVFFKPKG
- the spoVAD gene encoding stage V sporulation protein AD — protein: MGKTGVQSWSFTNPVYIQSSGTAVGPLEGQGPLSSTFDRVHDDLHCGEENWELAERRLMIDAVHSCLQKAGVDESSVDLFLAGDLLNQNVTGNYVARQLGIPLIGMFGACSTSMETLATAAALVESGYSKQALVAVSSHNATAERQFRYPTEYGGQKPKTATFTVTGSGAALVSTTPSPVKIEAATIGKVMDYKIKDPFDMGSAMAPAAWDTIKTHLEDMGRVPEDYDVIATGDLSSIGTPILRDLMKQDGYDITPVHKDCGLMVYHSDQPVFSGGSGCACSAVVTYGKLLDDLKLGTYQRILIVATGALMSPMMIQQKESIPGIAHAVVLTKGETSR
- the spoVAC gene encoding stage V sporulation protein AC — translated: MDKQKLNEQNYEKASKTYQPKPPYVLNVIKAFIVGGLICVFGELITEMYVHWFDYSEKDAGNPTVATLILLSALATGFGVYDKLGQFAGAGSAVPVTGFANSVTSAALEHKSEGLVLGVATNLFKLAGSVIVFGVVAAYVLGILRYLWSLIF
- a CDS encoding stage V sporulation protein AB: MQIIEALIGLASGIAVGTGFVAFLTVLGIVPRLMQLSHSESKLRLYEAAVILGVFFGIYLSFGDGPIQVSIIGLVIWGLFHGIFIGMLAAALTEVLNVFPLLFKRVGVDGFLFTLLMALVLGKIAGSLFQWLVFVR
- a CDS encoding stage V sporulation protein AA; this encodes MTTPVYIRIKQSINTDHLSTIRLGDIARITGSRRYETVLPNMVVHKVKADDQNIVVIDGFMIIEQVLSKFPQVEVELLGPTQCVVHIEKHKKQPSLLLISGIWVLLFIGAAMAIMNFHYDVSMESVQQKLHFMLTGEEKEHPLWIQVPYSLGLGIGMILFFNHWFQKRFNEEPSPMEVEIFNYQQDLDRYVAVKENKVEKQDADH
- the sigF gene encoding RNA polymerase sporulation sigma factor SigF — encoded protein: MSDTTKERLSDHNVKELIRRSQAGDQDARDFLVEKNTRLVWSVVQRYLRRGYDQDDLYQIGCIGLLKSIDKFDLSYDVRFSTYAVPMIIGEIQRFIRDDGTVKVSRSLKELNHKVRGKKEELMKVYGRSPTVNELAEALGMTREEIVQAEEVGRSPQSIYETVYENEGDPITLVDQIAEEEDNWFEQITLQDVLSRLEKRERLIIYLRYYKDQTQTEVAERLGISQVQVSRLEKKILADMKQTMNDTS
- the spoIIAB gene encoding anti-sigma F factor, translated to MRNEMTLEFLSVSENESLARVAVAAFISQMNPTMEELTDIKTVVSEAVTNAIIHGYEENPHQKVMISCAIEGEQIEIIIKDEGKGISDIEEAKEPLFTSKPEWERSGMGFTIMENFMDKVDVTSEPDSGTTIRMMKQLTSTRALCN
- the spoIIAA gene encoding anti-sigma F factor antagonist; this translates as MSLRVEFVTKENVLVVRFEGELDHHETSKLRESWRGQLQQNDVDHVVVNLEKLNFMDSSGLGVMLGRYKEVQASGNEMIICSISPEVRRLFDLSGMFKIMRLVDSESYALELLGVASCEMR
- a CDS encoding D-alanyl-D-alanine carboxypeptidase family protein; translated protein: MQKLIGSILILMVTLSILQPASIKAEEKSAPDLVDSAKSAILLEKNSGMMLYEKDAHQELPPASMTKVMTLLLIMEALEKENISLEEKVRISEHAASMGGSQIFLEAGEEMTVQDLLKGIAVASGNDASVAMAERIAGSEKEFVNQMNKKAQDLGLKNTHFENPTGLPAKGHYSTAHDMAVMARELLLHDEVTEYTSIYDDYLRKGKDNEFWLVTTNKLIKSYPGMDGLKTGYTSEAKYCLTASAKRDDMHMIAVVMGAETPKDRNSDITSLLDYGFGQYEGVKLYDKKDTLKTMKLTRGQPENIKLSPEKDVVILKKKSEKEQAYDTKIKMVEQKELPLSRGDHMGWVIVEKDGKEVAKVRLETKEKVEKASFINLWERSWRNLTSFQRF